gaatatatttatacatgtaaatatttatatatgtggGGAAAGACAAATTCcaaatgtataaatttttttatatctttttattcttctatttttaataacaCGTTTgcttcttctttttttttttttttttttttatttctaagatttaaaaatattttNtttttttttttttttttttttttatctcATTGGCATTCTCTACATTGAATTTTCTCGTtgtttataattatgtataaaatacgtgttatattttaaaattttcctttcatgttatatattattttattttattttttatattttttatattttttttctgaaatactgaattaaaaaaaagaaaaaaaaaaaatgaatatattttttattataagtccttaatataaaaagaataaataaaagttttaaattattatttttcttgttACAAAAGAtaagtataaaaaatattatttttttaaaggatgatcattttttttattgacAAAGTTGTATGttaagaaaaatatgaaaatataatataatataatataatataatataatataatataatataatataatatatattttgtacaTGTAGGTATTTTAAGCTTATATGTagaaatagaaaaaaatagaacatcaaatatatatatatatatatatatatatatatatatatatataatacacacatacatattaaaaatatatcacTTAATAGATATTTTTGGTTTATTTTGTTTGTGTTTATAAGATGatttcattttattctGAAGAATAATTACTATGTGCATCATCTAGGTTGTCCTCTGGTTGATTAGCTAACATaactaaaaaaaataaattctGTTGTAATCTTTGAAATAATGGGATACACTCATTTTTAAGACCTTGTTTTAGGAATTCATTTATtgtacataataaataatcatTCTGATTCAATTTCTTCTGGatgttcttttttatttcatttttcatGTGTATATTAACATGGTTTAAATTATTAGTTTCTTCACGTTgaaaattcatatatatatttttttttttagtttttttctttctttttttcattacGTTGTCTGCTTCATTTCTTGTtaatttatgtttattttttgaggattcattttttgttatattcATTGACATGTCCTTTTGAGAAGAGTTATTACAAACACTATAATtaccattattattattattattattattaccattattattattattattaccattattattattattattattaccattattatatgttatatcattttttataatcgTCTCTTCATTATGctcattatcatcatttattatattcaacTTAATTTCATAATTATCTTCTTCATCTATCATATCCccatttttcttttttccctcttcctcttttttctttattgcatcattatgatataatacATGAAAATTATTAGTAGATAACTCAGAAgtaacattattataaatattatttattttattattatctacATTGAATACATTTACTTCTGCATTTTTTACAATACTATgttctttttcattttttataatatattccaTAATTATATTCTACATAGCATGGGCCCGGCATAAAAATGcaacaaaaattaaatataaaaaatatatatgttatatatatatatatatatatatatatatataatatattatttttttaaaaaagcCAAAAGAGGTctatacattatatattacataatatatattattatatattatatatatataatataatatatatacccAACCAAtacttaaatatatgaccttaattattttttaaaataaatatacat
The genomic region above belongs to Plasmodium reichenowi strain SY57 chromosome 13, whole genome shotgun sequence and contains:
- a CDS encoding hypothetical protein (conserved Plasmodium protein, unknown function), giving the protein MEYIIKNEKEHSIVKNAEVNVFNVDNNKINNIYNNVTSELSTNNFHVLYHNDAIKKKEEEGKKKNGDMIDEEDNYEIKLNIINDDNEHNEETIIKNDITYNNGNNNNNNNGNNNNNNGNNNNNNNNGNYSVCNNSSQKDMSMNITKNESSKNKHKLTRNEADNVMKKRKKKTKKKNIYMNFQREETNNLNHVNIHMKNEIKKNIQKKLNQNDYLLCTINEFLKQGLKNECIPLFQRLQQNLFFLVMLANQPEDNLDDAHSNYSSE